The sequence TACCATtatgaattgcttcatatcccatcattatattactttgaatagattgaaaatgatttggaattcgaacggatttgtataggattagattttggttggatttggacttgattggaatggattcgaattggatttggattggattggatttggaatggatttggattggttttgaatttgatttggataagGATTTCATTTGATTAGATTTTAATTAGGAacggatttagataggatttggatcggatttggattagattttgattggattgaatttggaatggatgtggaacggatttggattgaatttggaatggatttggattggatttagattgtattaggattggatgttgattggaattggattgaatttggattgggtttgaaatgtttggatttcattgtatttgacaaaatcataaaattttatGTTCTCGATTCATTAcatagatccaaatctaatggctGTGATAGATTTGTGAGACAAAATAGGGGCAAAAGTATGAATCATGATTCGTCTTTCACAACCCATCATTGATCAGCCCACGACTTCCCTGGGAGTAACGGCCCACAGCTTGGAAACACATGTTCTAAGCGTTTGTTAGgaagttcaacatcgatatgttgaaggtcagcttgcTAGTATTACGATATATGAAGCTGATATTGGGATTGAATGGACGgtataagatatttagattattgctaaaatataaaatgtttctTGTGAGATCAATACCATAACACTTGGTACcaatttagtttaacatttaaaccacagacaaacagacataacatattgaacattcactcatcaaattcatcgtcgttcaaacactaacgacatctgttgatttcagttagttgggcaaatcccaaaccagatggcggtagtgagcaaacgtcaaactaggGCAAATCCGATGGGAGCGCCACGattgatcgattggccaactaatgactATTTGAATTGACCTGTAAATCAGGgcacgatggaaatttgacgagtgttatgtctgtttgtctgtgtttaaACGATATAACCAATAGACTTGCATTTCGTTGTTCTGCGATTGAAAACCACGATGATCAGACAAGTCcattttggagttcagttttcaaaggaaattatcgGTTTCtctttttctaaaaataaacCGCAGGTTGTAATTTGCCGCATACGCAGGGCTGGTAGTGACCCATGCaggtcaaaatagtgactttagtgaccacaGCTGACcgaaaagggaccaaatagtgactttcagttgcagaaaaagtgaccaaatagtgactttcagtttcagttgcaagttcgatgagacgaaatcaagcattttttGGTCGAATGAGAtacttttttttcgtaatttgtggcggaaaacatctttcactcatcACTCTTTTCTCTTAAGCAGACCCCAGACGAGAGATacattgaaaaaacttttctcaTCAAACTTTTGTTCAATATTTCCACTGATTAGCCGGCATGGCACTCACACCttcaatctttttcttcaataatcaagagtttgtcaaaaaatttcTATCGTCTGGGGTCTGCTGTAGaacgaactcagaagagaaacgaaaatcgtacacgctaactgttatctactcagtgactaagtaaaattgtattgccctctctttcaatcccacggaaatttcattaaatattagtcaaaagcaggactactcaaaactatgagtagtttTATGATCagatcaaatttttacgccacaggaagtgagcgaaatatggttatcactcataagacctgtttttcttttccgaaaaatgatttctaggcaaaaatttgcgtgaatgagcattcgttcactggattagctgaaaacctacttaagaaagatgcagagaactctacaatTCGTCATATGTGCCACGGAAGTTATTGGAATTTTACGTGCAAATATaacaacagtacggatcgttttggtaaaaaacgaaacaaaaattatgaagattcaggtacaacgagcctgggattgaacgcacGACCTGCAGAATcatgctctctgaacttttaaaatatttttcttccaaaatacgcagattttccaaCTTGCAGTGCGtgttcatgaacgatttttgctatggaattcgatagcgcatgcaatcttcaaaattggggagccTTGATTCTCtctctatgatatctactcaataaatatttttttagagcaaacccttcattacacctgtcacatctacaaaaaaatagccgcttcagaacaatttatattttcttgatttttttgccaaacttcTCAAGTCTCCTCATAATGTGGCaaccaataaaaatccaattatCCGGAAAATGTGGTGGgatgttggcatttttatcagtgaagatcatttagcatatttacggctttgtgctgtgaaaaaatgatatcattttgtcattattaggagaagttgttcaaattttgcgtggccacttaAAACATCTTTAGGAGGGACAAATTACAGTACAAAAATAATCgggtaaataaggttgtcaataaaaaaaatagctcgccacataacgatcatttgtaaTAAAAATACGCCACGACAATACtattatactgccgtgaattgCATGTTTGTTTCATATGAATAGGAAAGATGAGACATATATGCAATTCACGGTAAAATAGCGGAGAATTATGTCTCCCAAGGGATCAAGTCTTCCCACCATCTCTACTGTGTGAAGTTTAAGCCTTAAAACTAAATTGGAATCggcaggtctcctgcttgcgtgactgtataccaatttataaattgtgacatGAAACACCTTTAGTTAGCTACTGgcgagttaaatggctggcgTAGTTTCtgagcgatcatttttccaagatccgtaatttcatttccgccatggtcaaagcatcatccgacggATGCATAaagctttatttaaaaaaatcttaatcaatagtttcaaaatagttgaaaatagtgactttttgcgagaaaaagtgactttggtgacttgaggtcgaaaaaagagacttgctcggaaaaagtgaccaagtcactaaaaaccgctacccgctaccaggcctgcgcatacgtcacttttttagattacggcagtactGGTGTAAGTTTCACGAAAAATGAGCGACGACGAAGCATGTTATCGTAGCTTGTCAGTTAGGGCTGCTCCGATTCTGTTCTGATCGTACTTGTATCAGGTTGCGAGAAACTGGCTTGTTACATTTATGAGATATTTATGTGTctattaattttcattaattatatgtcattttcagtagagaacgatttctgcaaaccctaaTAGCGTGCGTGCGATCATATTCAAAATCAGAAATCCAATATCAATCATCAATTAATATTTCCTTTTTCCGCTTTAGTCTGCCCATCGCAACAGTGACCAGCCTGGCAACCAAGCCAAACTCAGCCAGCTGAAGGATGATCAGGAGGAGCTGCACAATAAGCTGGAGAAAGAGCGAGACCTCTACGAGTCCTACATGTACGAATTGTTGGCCGAGGAGGAGAACATTGCCAACTACGTGAAAGAGTACGTCAAACATCAGGAACTGTACTATACCTCAGCTCTCCGGGAAATCCATGGCACCATCAAGAGCATGGATGGATTGTTTAGTAAGTGTTTTAGCTCCAATAGTGCAATGTTTAACAATGACTCATGTTTTCGCTTTGAACATTGTAGGGCGGAACAACAAACAGATCTTCCACACACCGCTGCACGAGCACCTGAAAGCGACGGATCGTAAAATCGCTTACGTTATCGAGCTTTGCGTTTGCTGTTTGCTGGAGAAAGGCCTCTACGAGGAGGGGCTATTGCGGGTTGGCTGTGGTAAGTGAGTTGCGATAAGAAGGATTTGATCATATTTGTAGTAGAATTTAATCTGCGGTTGAAAGGTTAGAGTAACGCGTGAACTTATCAGCGATTTTAATACTCGTTACTGGTTGATGAATTCATTTCATGGTAATAAGCTGTTAGAGCTGTATTTAAAAATAGGTTATGCATTAACGTGGGACAAGCGTTTCCAAATGATATTCAATCAGCTATTTCTATGTCTGTTATCGAATATATTTTCTGTGAAGATATATTTTATATAATTGCTCACATTCGTATTATTTACgaataaaatcaaatttctgatgAAATCAAATACAATTCTACATTTGATGATCTTACTCGTTACTGTACAATATAGAATAATTTTatcttcaaataaaaatcttttaaacTTTGTATGCCATTGCAGCATCCTCAAAACTACGACGGATGATATCTGCTATCAATGCCAACTATGTAACTCCTCCATTGCCGGATAAGTACGCCGATCCCCACGTAATTGCTGGAGTTCTAAAGAAATACCTACGGAGTCTGCCCGATCCTCTGTTAACATTCGAGTTCTACTCTGACTTTGTGGCGGCTGCTCAGAAACAAAATGAAACCCAGCGAAAGGCAGCGATTCTGAACATCATCAACCAGCTCCCGaaagaaaattataacaacTTGCGATACCTCACCAAATTCTTATCCTATTTGTCGGAGAAAAATCAGGCGAACAAAATGTCCCCCCAGAATATTGCAATTGTTATGTCACCCAATCTTCTGTGGTCCCCAAATGAAAACGAAAACTACATCGATCAAGTGAACAGCACGGCAACTGTGAATACCATTGTTGAAGCGTTGATCGCAGACTGGGGTTTCTTCTTCGATGGTGATGTAAATTTCTACGTTAGCATGACTAGGGACTCGCTTTTTCCGGACAACGGAGGGTTTCCGGTGGACAAAGACTTGCCAGTACGATATGTTCCTAATGAGATGATGTCGCGATCGATGATAGTAACGACAACCGCGGGCAGTCAAGACGAGGTACGGTATTATAACAGTGGGGGAGGAGGAAGCGGCGGTGGCGGTGGAGGAGGCGGAATATACACCAACAGCTCCCAGAAAGCGTCTACATCACATTCCCGCAGCAGTAGTCACGATACTAGTCTTATTCTAATCAACAGCAACGATCAGCTCAACAAACACCGGAGTCAGTCGAACAGCTCCCTATCGGATCATTCCAGTCCGCCACAGGAAAGTAGTCCAAAGCCCACGGTCCGGAGGAAACACAACAAACAAGCTGCCCCAACGCCTCCGGACAGTCACCACAAAAACAgcggcagcggcagcagcaacaATAGCAATAACTCCAGGGAATTCAGCAACAAACTTCAGTCGAGTTCATACTTCAAACAACTGAACAACAACGGGGATCGGGAGGATGAAGGATTCCAATCGTTGCAGCATCAAGCGTACAAACAAGCAACCCAGGAGTATGCCAACGATCGACAAACGATGATCCGTGCCGAGAGTCACGATAATCTACTGAAGTTCAAGTCACCGTCTCCGGTGGTGGCAGCCGCCAGTGTGGGGGACAAAATTCCGCCTCCCAGACCGGTGGCAGTCAACATCGGAGATAGTCAGACGCTGAACCGAAGCAAGGGTCAGCACAACCTGCACCAACAGCATCAGCACCAAAACAACAAACAACCAAATGCCCCCAATTGTGATACTTCTAGCAGTATAGGGTGAGTATGAATAGTTTTTAGGAGTAGATGAACAAAACC comes from Armigeres subalbatus isolate Guangzhou_Male chromosome 2, GZ_Asu_2, whole genome shotgun sequence and encodes:
- the LOC134213330 gene encoding uncharacterized protein LOC134213330 — encoded protein: MSKNMKRQLEKFKEEIKSNLTRSNKAEKNADGLQEIEREVDRYKDILQNLIKRVATTVSAGQPQDAVAKDKRIRKVAEFQLGQLMEDSVKDLPSGLLRDVLDRSARLEKTIASEIVNNEVNIENSVSKNLNDIIERHLATIQKQKRTVSKCHQEYEATRQKYDSAHRNSDQPGNQAKLSQLKDDQEELHNKLEKERDLYESYMYELLAEEENIANYVKEYVKHQELYYTSALREIHGTIKSMDGLFRRNNKQIFHTPLHEHLKATDRKIAYVIELCVCCLLEKGLYEEGLLRVGCASSKLRRMISAINANYVTPPLPDKYADPHVIAGVLKKYLRSLPDPLLTFEFYSDFVAAAQKQNETQRKAAILNIINQLPKENYNNLRYLTKFLSYLSEKNQANKMSPQNIAIVMSPNLLWSPNENENYIDQVNSTATVNTIVEALIADWGFFFDGDVNFYVSMTRDSLFPDNGGFPVDKDLPVRYVPNEMMSRSMIVTTTAGSQDEVRYYNSGGGGSGGGGGGGGIYTNSSQKASTSHSRSSSHDTSLILINSNDQLNKHRSQSNSSLSDHSSPPQESSPKPTVRRKHNKQAAPTPPDSHHKNSGSGSSNNSNNSREFSNKLQSSSYFKQLNNNGDREDEGFQSLQHQAYKQATQEYANDRQTMIRAESHDNLLKFKSPSPVVAAASVGDKIPPPRPVAVNIGDSQTLNRSKGQHNLHQQHQHQNNKQPNAPNCDTSSSIGNKENKENHHRPTFPLPVKPVALPRTTIVIAKTPTPTGPGPHSSSTDDDSSSTSQAAIREKPVIPERPAILLRPQSFKGSIPEISKVSEGTNTLISAGTSIKKAQSFRGETCTGSSKESGSTVLERAQMYNIDKQQVAFIDVADKPSSGDEKGKTKDKPPSLVATVPEGVPPLAMMESTGSLGSDIQSPTGTGGLPELTADLTSSATTTITSLQQVPQSPRGFDQAKIKRPQVPAPPPPVGRPKSSDSTDL